In Chloracidobacterium sp., the following proteins share a genomic window:
- a CDS encoding molybdenum cofactor biosynthesis protein MoaE codes for MVVAHRRTQGQSREAERSERGSMTQETHRERRIEVDFCEITTEPIDVTSVARRVVPPECGATVTLDGYARKFTRDKVTGEIRETEYLVYEAYDEMAVKEMRKLVAQAKEKFEIANVGIVHRTGRLEIGETSVVIAVAAPHRKDAFAACEWLIRELKRTVPIWKKEVYADGEAWIEGDAEANEQPRSSGSASR; via the coding sequence ATGGTTGTTGCTCACAGACGAACTCAAGGCCAAAGTCGAGAGGCCGAGCGGTCGGAGAGAGGCTCGATGACCCAGGAGACACATCGGGAAAGGCGAATTGAGGTGGACTTCTGCGAGATAACAACCGAACCCATTGATGTCACATCGGTCGCCCGGCGTGTGGTCCCGCCGGAATGCGGGGCGACGGTTACGCTCGATGGGTATGCACGGAAATTTACGCGAGACAAGGTGACGGGAGAGATCCGCGAAACGGAGTATCTTGTTTACGAGGCCTACGACGAGATGGCGGTCAAGGAAATGCGGAAGCTCGTCGCACAGGCCAAAGAAAAATTCGAGATCGCGAATGTTGGCATCGTCCACCGCACAGGCCGTTTGGAGATCGGCGAAACGAGTGTGGTCATCGCCGTCGCCGCACCGCACAGAAAAGATGCCTTCGCCGCCTGCGAATGGCTGATCCGCGAGCTAAAGCGAACAGTGCCGATATGGAAGAAAGAGGTCTATGCCGACGGCGAAGCATGGATCGAGGGTGATGCGGAGGCTAACGAACAACCTCGATCGTCAGGCTCTGCGAGCCGGTGA
- a CDS encoding nucleotidyl transferase AbiEii/AbiGii toxin family protein, whose amino-acid sequence MTGKQFYDWQTLGGTDDVMRFVNALEKADIVWCAIDGIAVNHWAAEQMVTQDVDFVVAADSIDLTEKALKEAGFSSERFDWSINFRGKSKVSIELTTEDFYRDFAERGLAADVHGILLRVASLEDTLAGKVKAWGEPTRRQSKQAKDFTDIVRLVESHPQLWLLLTDELKAKVERPSGRREAR is encoded by the coding sequence ATGACGGGAAAGCAATTCTACGATTGGCAAACGCTTGGTGGAACGGATGATGTGATGCGCTTTGTAAACGCGCTTGAGAAGGCGGATATCGTCTGGTGCGCCATTGACGGCATCGCCGTGAACCACTGGGCAGCCGAGCAGATGGTCACGCAGGATGTCGATTTCGTTGTTGCTGCGGATTCGATCGACTTGACTGAAAAGGCCCTGAAGGAAGCGGGGTTTAGCTCCGAACGTTTTGATTGGTCGATCAATTTTCGAGGCAAGTCGAAGGTCAGCATTGAACTGACGACAGAGGATTTTTATCGAGATTTTGCTGAGCGTGGTCTGGCGGCAGATGTTCACGGTATTTTGCTGCGCGTCGCCAGCCTTGAAGATACACTCGCCGGGAAAGTAAAAGCTTGGGGCGAACCGACCCGACGGCAGAGCAAACAGGCGAAAGACTTTACAGATATCGTTCGCCTCGTCGAATCTCACCCTCAGTTATGGTTGTTGCTCACAGACGAACTCAAGGCCAAAGTCGAGAGGCCGAGCGGTCGGAGAGAGGCTCGATGA
- a CDS encoding MoaD/ThiS family protein yields MAAHILFFGATADIAGERLIKIEPDPNATAGSILDRLVRAYPALAPHKLKIAVNQTYADATVPVRDGDEVAVFTAVSGG; encoded by the coding sequence ATGGCCGCACATATTCTATTCTTTGGTGCCACCGCCGATATTGCAGGCGAGCGCCTGATCAAGATCGAGCCGGATCCGAACGCGACGGCAGGATCGATCCTCGACAGGTTGGTGCGAGCCTATCCGGCACTCGCACCGCACAAGCTGAAGATCGCAGTGAACCAGACGTATGCCGACGCAACCGTACCGGTGCGGGACGGCGACGAGGTTGCCGTATTCACGGCGGTCTCGGGCGGATAA
- a CDS encoding thiazole synthase, translating to MSDVFSLAGSDFGSRLIIGTGKYRSYDEMKAAHAASGAEMVTVAVNRVPLDGSSESFLDHLDPKMRILPNTAGCYDADHAIRTARLAREALETEWIKLEVIGDPVTLLPDNEQTLAAAKVLVSEGFIVLPYFSDDLIMAKKLLDAGCPAVMPLAAPIGSGMGVQNPSNLRIMREQLPDATIIVDAGVGVPSDASEAMELGADAILMNTAIAEAGDVAKMAAAMKLAVEAGRLAYLSGRMPKRLYASASSPIEGAIK from the coding sequence ATGTCGGATGTTTTTTCATTAGCTGGCAGCGACTTTGGATCGAGGCTGATAATCGGCACGGGCAAATACCGCTCATATGACGAGATGAAGGCCGCACATGCAGCGTCCGGTGCCGAGATGGTGACCGTCGCCGTGAACCGCGTGCCGCTCGACGGATCGAGCGAGTCGTTTCTCGACCATCTCGATCCAAAAATGCGGATCCTGCCAAATACGGCAGGCTGTTACGACGCGGACCACGCTATCCGGACCGCTCGGTTGGCCCGCGAGGCGCTTGAGACCGAGTGGATCAAGCTCGAGGTGATCGGCGACCCGGTGACACTGCTGCCCGACAATGAGCAAACGCTCGCGGCAGCGAAAGTGCTTGTCAGCGAGGGCTTTATCGTGCTGCCGTATTTCTCGGACGACCTGATAATGGCAAAAAAGCTCCTAGACGCGGGCTGCCCTGCGGTAATGCCGCTCGCAGCGCCGATCGGCTCAGGAATGGGCGTGCAGAATCCGTCTAATCTGCGGATAATGCGTGAACAGCTTCCCGATGCGACAATCATCGTTGACGCCGGCGTCGGCGTCCCGTCGGACGCCTCCGAGGCAATGGAGCTCGGTGCCGACGCGATCCTGATGAACACGGCAATAGCCGAAGCCGGCGACGTCGCCAAGATGGCCGCAGCAATGAAACTTGCGGTCGAGGCCGGCCGCCTGGCGTACCTCTCGGGCCGCATGCCAAAACGCCTCTATGCCTCCGCTTCAAGCCCGATCGAAGGAGCGATCAAATAG
- the thiS gene encoding sulfur carrier protein ThiS yields MPPLSICLNGERRELRGENKLADMLEEFGLPSQRVAIELNGQVVSRAQWHETPVHEGDRIEVVHFVGGG; encoded by the coding sequence GTGCCGCCACTCAGCATCTGTCTAAACGGCGAACGCCGCGAACTTCGCGGCGAGAACAAGCTGGCCGACATGTTGGAGGAGTTTGGGCTGCCCTCGCAGCGCGTAGCCATAGAGCTTAACGGACAGGTGGTCAGCCGCGCGCAATGGCATGAAACGCCGGTGCACGAGGGTGATCGGATCGAGGTCGTGCACTTCGTCGGAGGCGGTTAG
- a CDS encoding NADH-quinone oxidoreductase subunit A: protein MSDFNVFDYMPFGIMFLVAAGFTASQLLVTQLIGPRKRTATKLMPYECGKDPVGGARDRFSVKFYTVAVIFLLFDIEVLFIVPFAVAFKSLIAAEASSGVYYATIALIEILVFIATFIVGYIYVWKKGTFDWGLQARAEAREQTKQMAKERREQEAKMRLAA from the coding sequence ATGTCGGATTTCAATGTTTTTGACTATATGCCGTTCGGCATTATGTTCTTGGTTGCAGCGGGCTTTACCGCCAGCCAATTGCTGGTTACGCAATTGATCGGCCCTCGCAAGCGGACCGCAACCAAACTGATGCCCTATGAGTGCGGCAAGGACCCGGTCGGCGGCGCACGCGACCGGTTCTCAGTCAAGTTTTATACGGTCGCCGTCATCTTCCTGCTGTTCGATATAGAAGTTTTGTTCATTGTCCCGTTCGCGGTCGCTTTCAAAAGCCTGATCGCGGCCGAGGCGTCGAGCGGCGTTTATTACGCCACGATCGCTCTGATCGAGATACTGGTATTTATCGCGACCTTTATAGTTGGCTACATATATGTTTGGAAAAAGGGGACTTTCGACTGGGGCCTGCAGGCCCGTGCAGAGGCCCGCGAGCAGACCAAACAAATGGCGAAGGAGCGGCGCGAGCAGGAAGCAAAGATGAGGCTGGCGGCATGA